From Candidatus Desulfatibia profunda, the proteins below share one genomic window:
- the mgtE gene encoding magnesium transporter, whose translation MSAATKIQPLYPSACQAESRIDIQTLRELHPCDIAEALETAERTPLEIIEVLLLIGNYKAIESFQQLSIESQQACLEAGNTQTMLRFIEQMKPDDRVDLLKKIDTDIREAIMPLIARAERNEIRRLWNYAEGTAGAVMTTDYAALPVGMTVGTALEDLRLQAPNKETVYYIYIIDGQRHLQGMVSLRDLIMSKPKVLLGDIIEKNLISVPHAMDVEAVAAVISKYDFLAVPVIDNDNRLLGIITVDDVIDIIEAQNTEDFHRISAVVPFEEQYFKRPLTKLFWNRFWWLAALLFTSLLSTTIMEWHSDILQKMVALAFFIPMVIGTCGNAGTQSATMVVRALALGEISPKDFPRVFQRELLMGLALGFALGFMAYFRVFLQDHNVMLGCIVGTALVGTLLTANLAGALMPLILQRLNFDPALTAGPFIATIIDAVGITIYFQIALLLMKAF comes from the coding sequence ATGAGCGCAGCAACCAAAATCCAACCTTTATATCCCTCTGCCTGCCAGGCTGAGAGCCGCATTGATATTCAAACACTGCGTGAGTTGCATCCATGTGACATCGCCGAAGCTCTTGAGACTGCCGAACGGACGCCTTTGGAGATCATTGAAGTTCTCCTTCTGATCGGCAATTACAAGGCTATTGAATCATTTCAACAGCTTTCGATCGAAAGCCAGCAGGCTTGCCTTGAAGCGGGCAACACTCAAACCATGCTGCGTTTTATCGAACAAATGAAGCCGGACGACCGGGTCGACCTGTTGAAAAAGATCGATACCGATATTCGGGAAGCCATCATGCCGCTTATCGCCCGGGCCGAACGTAACGAAATCCGGCGACTCTGGAACTACGCCGAAGGAACCGCCGGAGCCGTCATGACCACCGATTATGCCGCTTTGCCCGTTGGAATGACCGTAGGGACAGCCCTGGAAGATCTGCGCCTTCAAGCACCCAACAAGGAGACCGTTTATTACATCTATATTATTGATGGCCAGCGACACTTGCAGGGTATGGTTTCGCTGCGTGACCTGATCATGTCGAAGCCTAAGGTTCTGCTAGGAGATATCATCGAGAAAAACCTGATTTCAGTGCCCCATGCTATGGATGTCGAAGCTGTTGCGGCGGTCATTTCAAAATATGACTTTCTGGCAGTACCGGTGATCGACAACGACAATCGTTTGTTGGGTATTATCACCGTCGATGATGTCATCGACATCATCGAGGCTCAAAATACGGAGGATTTCCACCGAATTTCCGCGGTGGTCCCTTTTGAAGAACAATATTTCAAACGTCCCTTAACCAAGCTGTTTTGGAACCGATTCTGGTGGCTTGCTGCCCTGTTGTTCACCTCGCTCCTGTCGACCACCATTATGGAATGGCATTCCGATATTTTGCAAAAGATGGTTGCCCTGGCCTTTTTTATTCCTATGGTGATTGGAACTTGCGGCAATGCAGGAACCCAGTCCGCCACCATGGTTGTGCGTGCATTGGCGCTGGGTGAAATCTCTCCAAAAGATTTTCCACGCGTGTTTCAGCGAGAGCTGCTGATGGGGCTTGCCCTTGGCTTCGCGCTTGGGTTCATGGCTTATTTCCGTGTTTTTCTGCAGGACCATAACGTGATGCTGGGATGCATCGTCGGAACAGCACTCGTCGGTACGCTGCTTACGGCAAATCTTGCCGGGGCGCTCATGCCCCTTATTCTGCAAAGGCTTAATTTTGATCCTGCGCTGACCGCAGGACCTTTCATTGCAACCATTATCGATGCTGTGGGTATTACCATTTATTTCCAGATAGCGCTGTTGCTGATGAAAGCCTTCTGA